In Parasegetibacter sp. NRK P23, a single genomic region encodes these proteins:
- a CDS encoding catalase, whose product MPSKKKTAGSDNNKTTDLNKNTLDSTGEFMRTNHGTKINDDQNSLKAGSRGPTLMEDFIFREKMTHFDHERIPERIVHARGSGAHGVFRVYDSTMEQYTRARFLSDPSIETPVFVRFSTVAGSRGSTDLARDVRGFATKFYTEEGNFDLVGNNMPVFFIQDAIKFPDLVHAVKPEPDNEMPQAASAHDTFWDFISLMPESAHMIMWLMSDRAIPRSYRMMEGFGVHTFRLVNANKEATFVKFHWKPILGVHAVAWDEAQKISGKDPDFHRRDLWEAIEAGQFPEYELGVQLVAESDEHSFDFDLLDPTKIIPEELVPVQKIGRLTLNRNPDNFFAETEQIAFHVGHVVPGIDFTNDPLLQGRLFSYTDTQLIRLGGPNFQEIPINRPVMPVHNNQRDGYMRQTINKGKSSYHPNSTGGGCPFQAKFSEGGYTSYMEKVDAHKIRERSESFFDHFSQATLFYNSQSEPEKNHIVDAFRFELGKVTNPEIRQRMLGIIRNIDKNLATQVAYGLGLDVPVIPLEAMNHSVPADGDPADYQPTLTESKLASSRFLSMQNTIKDSIATRKIAILAADGVEEFSVAQMKELLEAAGAVVEVVAPRLGHIKAWNEQEIMVDKSLLTASSVFYDAVYVPAGTNSIAALAAEGDAVHFLNEAYRHCKAIACDEDGIELLRHTYFAHVLPAGDAKNAVADPGVIIGNKLADLAKRFIGAVAMHRFWEREKPRKVPA is encoded by the coding sequence ATGCCTTCAAAAAAGAAGACTGCCGGAAGCGACAACAATAAAACAACCGACCTGAATAAAAACACCCTTGATAGTACCGGGGAATTCATGCGCACCAACCACGGCACCAAAATAAACGACGACCAGAACAGCCTGAAAGCGGGAAGTCGTGGCCCCACCCTCATGGAAGATTTCATCTTCCGCGAGAAGATGACTCACTTCGACCATGAACGCATTCCGGAACGCATCGTTCACGCCCGCGGTTCCGGCGCGCACGGCGTTTTCCGCGTTTACGACTCCACTATGGAGCAATATACCAGGGCCCGTTTTTTATCCGATCCATCCATTGAAACACCTGTATTTGTCCGCTTCTCCACCGTTGCCGGTTCCCGCGGCTCCACCGATCTGGCCAGGGATGTACGCGGTTTCGCCACCAAATTTTATACGGAGGAAGGCAACTTTGACCTGGTGGGCAACAATATGCCGGTCTTTTTCATCCAGGATGCGATCAAGTTTCCCGACCTCGTGCACGCCGTTAAACCTGAGCCCGACAACGAAATGCCGCAGGCCGCTTCCGCCCACGATACTTTCTGGGATTTCATTTCACTGATGCCCGAATCGGCCCACATGATCATGTGGCTGATGAGCGACCGCGCCATCCCAAGAAGTTACCGCATGATGGAAGGGTTCGGCGTGCATACGTTCAGGTTAGTGAACGCCAACAAAGAAGCCACCTTCGTGAAGTTCCACTGGAAACCTATATTGGGCGTACATGCGGTAGCCTGGGATGAGGCCCAGAAAATTTCCGGCAAAGATCCCGACTTCCACCGCCGCGACCTCTGGGAAGCCATCGAAGCGGGACAGTTCCCCGAATACGAACTCGGCGTGCAACTGGTAGCCGAATCAGACGAACACAGTTTCGACTTCGACCTGCTCGATCCCACCAAGATCATTCCCGAAGAACTTGTTCCCGTTCAAAAGATCGGCCGGCTCACACTGAACAGAAACCCGGATAATTTTTTCGCCGAAACAGAACAGATCGCCTTCCATGTGGGACATGTGGTACCCGGCATCGATTTCACCAACGATCCGCTGCTGCAAGGCCGGCTCTTTTCCTATACCGATACACAGCTCATCCGGCTGGGTGGACCTAATTTCCAGGAAATCCCCATCAACCGGCCCGTTATGCCAGTGCACAACAACCAGCGGGATGGCTATATGCGGCAAACCATCAACAAAGGAAAAAGCAGTTACCATCCCAATTCCACCGGAGGCGGATGTCCCTTCCAGGCGAAGTTCAGCGAAGGTGGCTATACCAGCTACATGGAAAAAGTGGATGCCCACAAAATCAGGGAGCGCAGTGAAAGTTTCTTCGACCACTTCAGCCAGGCTACGCTATTTTACAACAGCCAGTCTGAGCCGGAGAAAAACCATATCGTGGATGCTTTCCGCTTCGAACTGGGCAAAGTAACCAACCCGGAGATCAGGCAACGTATGCTGGGCATCATCCGCAATATAGACAAGAACCTGGCGACACAGGTAGCCTACGGATTAGGACTTGATGTACCGGTGATACCTTTGGAAGCTATGAACCACAGCGTTCCTGCCGATGGTGATCCCGCCGACTATCAACCTACACTTACGGAAAGCAAACTGGCATCCTCCAGGTTCCTCAGTATGCAAAACACCATCAAAGACTCCATCGCCACAAGGAAGATTGCTATTCTCGCGGCTGACGGCGTAGAAGAATTTTCCGTAGCACAAATGAAAGAACTGCTGGAAGCCGCAGGTGCAGTGGTTGAAGTGGTGGCCCCAAGGCTGGGCCATATCAAAGCCTGGAACGAACAGGAGATTATGGTGGATAAAAGTCTGCTTACTGCCAGTTCCGTTTTTTACGACGCGGTTTATGTGCCCGCTGGCACCAACTCCATAGCGGCGCTCGCCGCGGAGGGTGATGCGGTGCATTTCCTGAATGAAGCGTACAGGCATTGTAAAGCGATCGCCTGCGATGAAGACGGCATTGAGCTTTTAAGGCATACCTATTTCGCGCATGTGCTGCCGGCCGGAGATGCGAAAAACGCGGTAGCCGATCCGGGGGTGATCATCGGGAATAAGCTGGCGGATCTGGCGAAGCGGTTTATCGGGGCAGTGGCGATGCATCGGTTTTGGGAGCGGGAGAAGCCGAGGAAGGTACCGGCGTAG
- a CDS encoding DUF421 domain-containing protein: MMNPVLRGAVIYLFLLVIFRVMGKRTLSQITTFDFVLLLIIGECTQQALLGEDYSMTNALVVIIALVGIDLLISLLKGKSVLFDRAVDGLPLILVEHGKVLKKRMEKVGVEIDDVMEAARIHQGLEHIGQVKFAVLERDGTISIIPWGSSGKKE, from the coding sequence ATGATGAATCCTGTACTGCGTGGCGCCGTGATCTATCTTTTCCTCCTCGTCATCTTCCGGGTGATGGGAAAACGCACCCTCTCGCAAATCACCACATTCGATTTTGTATTACTGCTCATCATCGGAGAATGTACCCAGCAGGCTTTGCTGGGAGAAGATTATTCCATGACGAACGCACTTGTGGTCATCATCGCCCTGGTGGGCATAGATTTGCTCATCTCTTTGTTGAAAGGAAAATCCGTTCTGTTCGATCGCGCGGTGGATGGGCTTCCACTCATTCTTGTGGAGCACGGTAAAGTGCTGAAAAAGCGCATGGAAAAAGTGGGGGTTGAAATAGATGACGTGATGGAAGCGGCGCGCATTCACCAGGGGTTGGAACACATCGGGCAGGTGAAGTTCGCAGTGCTGGAGCGGGATGGGACTATTTCTATTATTCCGTGGGGAAGTTCGGGGAAGAAAGAATGA
- a CDS encoding HD domain-containing protein has translation MNILATVEAFARSAHEGQRRKYANEPYINHPVRVMHTCAEYVNDEVVLEAALLHDVIEDTEVSANMLFKFLQTLHSGPEAVKVMKLVQELTDEYVSAKYPGWNRVKRKKLEVLRLSKISPAAQTIKYADILDNSTDIVNSGSDFATRYLLEAEDILLNIPKGDAALYKRTLETVRLCRKQLSSPPAGAAY, from the coding sequence ATGAATATACTAGCCACAGTTGAAGCATTCGCCAGGTCGGCCCACGAGGGGCAGCGCAGGAAGTATGCGAATGAACCCTACATCAACCACCCGGTTCGTGTAATGCATACCTGCGCGGAATATGTAAACGATGAAGTAGTGCTGGAAGCGGCACTGTTGCATGATGTAATTGAAGACACCGAAGTGTCCGCCAATATGCTTTTTAAATTTCTCCAAACGCTGCACTCCGGTCCCGAAGCGGTAAAAGTGATGAAGCTGGTGCAGGAACTTACGGATGAATATGTGTCCGCAAAATACCCGGGTTGGAACAGGGTGAAAAGGAAGAAACTCGAAGTGCTGCGTTTGTCGAAAATTTCACCGGCGGCACAAACCATTAAGTATGCCGACATCCTGGACAACAGCACAGACATTGTGAACAGCGGATCAGATTTCGCGACGCGTTATCTCCTGGAAGCGGAAGACATCCTGCTGAACATACCAAAGGGAGATGCCGCTTTGTACAAAAGAACACTGGAAACAGTAAGGTTATGCCGGAAGCAACTGTCTTCACCACCGGCTGGTGCGGCGTACTAA